In a single window of the Cydia strobilella chromosome 13, ilCydStro3.1, whole genome shotgun sequence genome:
- the LOC134746641 gene encoding zinc finger protein 431-like isoform X3 gives MFEQQIKAEPMSFYTSHAHVHSGPPTIVRSDSHAIINMNQHHPEDSKDSLIVQQQVQHQQDLMDQQHQQDLQQDDEVSELSFKGMDDEGVEMDMDGRQCSQGLGIDMGSVQTKMEVSNGGQTTPRSKPQACKVCGKVLSSASSYYVHMKLHSGNKPFQCTVCDAAFCRKPYLEVHMRTHTGERPFQCDLCLKRFTQKSSLNTHKRVHTDEHMRALMVKERPYKCELCGVRFTQSSSLNRHKKIHTEEHRRALLAKERPYQCGVCYLRFTQKSSLGRHGKIHTEEHRRALLEKVRPYQCHICFMRFTQKSSLGRHGKIHTEEHIQSLINKVRPYQCDICDKRFTQKSSLGTHKRIHTGERPFQCTVCLKSFTQKCALNLHEKIHTVQGRPYTCGLCPAAFARRPYLDIHLRTHTGERPYQCDACLKRFTQKSSLNIHKRTHSVQGRPFQCLSCPAAFTCKQYLEIHTRTHTGERPYQCDICLKRFTQKSSLNIHKRTHSVQGRPFQCLQCPAAFTCKQYLEIHNRTHTGERPYQCDVCLKRFAQKSTLNIHKRTHTVQGRPYQCMECPAAFTCKPYLEIHMRTHTGERPFECDVCYKRFTQKSTLNIHKRIHTGERPYACDICQKRFAVKSYVTAHRWSHVADKPLNCDRCSMTFTSKSQFALHIRTHTAGSCYECSVCGRTFVRDSYLIRHHNRVHRDNHSNMSANSIGTINNVATNTNNSNNSNFVDSPGVCDLSFVPMVNRYMTSQGTQVSMQDTSKMSAMSPQSIASISSPPPPHTPTPQPQMSGQMHLAD, from the exons ATGTTCGAACAGCAGATCAAGGCTGAGCCCATGAG CTTCTACACATCCCACGCCCACGTCCACTCCGGCCCGCCCACGATCGTCCGCTCTGACTCGCACGCCATCATTAACATGAACCAGCACCACCCCGAAGACTCCAAGGACAGCCTCATAGTACAACAGCAAGTACAACATCAGCAGGATCTGATGGATCAACAACACCAGCAAGATTTACAGCAGGATGACGAGGTTAGTGAG CTAAGCTTTAAAGGAATGGATGATGAAGGCGTCGAAATGGATATGGATGGTCGCCAATGCTCACAG GGCTTGGGCATCGATATGGGTTCAGTTCAAACAAAAATGGAAGTATCAAATGGAGGCCAAACAACACCACGATCAAAACCACAGGCTTGTAAG GTTTGCGGGAAGGTACTCTCGTCCGCTTCATCTTATTACGTTCATATGAAGCTTCATTCCGGAAACAAGCCTTTTCAGTGCACG GTTTGCGACGCAGCTTTCTGCCGCAAACCGTACTTGGAAGTCCACATGCGTACACACACCGGCGAGAGGCCCTTCCAGTGTGATCTGTGCCTCAAACGCTTCACCCAGAAGTCCAGCCTCAATACGCACAAGCGCGTCCACACCG ATGAGCACATGCGCGCCTTGATGGTGAAGGAGCGGCCCTACAAGTGTGAGCTCTGTGGCGTCAGGTTCACGCAGAGCTCCAGCCTCAACCGCCACAAGAAAATACACACGG AGGAACACAGACGCGCGCTGCTGGCCAAGGAACGGCCCTACCAATGCGGCGTCTGCTATCTCAGATTCACGCAGAAATCGAGTTTGGGCCGGCACGGAAAAATTCATACCG AGGAGCACAGACGAGCCCTGTTAGAGAAAGTGCGGCCGTACCAGTGCCACATCTGTTTTATGCGCTTCACTCAGAAGTCCAGCCTGGGCCGACATGGGAAAATACATACTG AGGAGCACATACAATCGCTGATCAACAAGGTGCGCCCGTATCAATGCGACATTTGCGACAAGAGGTTCACGCAGAAGTCGAGCCTGGGCACTCATAAGCGTATACACACTG GGGAGCGGCCGTTCCAGTGCACCGTCTGCCTCAAGTCCTTCACGCAGAAGTGCGCGCTCAATTTGCACGAAAAAATACATACGG TGCAAGGGCGCCCTTACACGTGCGGGCTTTGCCCGGCGGCCTTCGCCCGCCGCCCCTACCTGGACATTCACTTGCGCACGCACACAGGCGAGCGGCCCTATCAGTGCGACGCCTGTCTCAAGCGCTTCACGCAGAAGTCCAGCCTCAATATACATAAGAGGACGCACTCAG TCCAGGGCAGACCGTTCCAGTGCCTGTCCTGTCCCGCCGCCTTCACGTGCAAGCAGTACCTGGAGATTCACACGCGCACGCACACCGGCGAGCGGCCCTATCAGTGCGACATCTGCCTCAAGCGCTTCACGCAGAAGTCCAGCCTCAACATCCACAAGCGGACCCACTCAG tACAGGGCCGGCCCTTCCAGTGCCTACAGTGCCCGGCCGCCTTCACTTGCAAGCAATACCTGGAGATCCATAATCGCACGCACACAGGCGAAAGGCCTTATCAATGCGATGTTTGCCTCAAGAGATTCGCGCAAAAGTCCACactcaatatacataaacgaaCGCACACAG TGCAAGGTCGGCCGTATCAGTGCATGGAGTGTCCGGCTGCGTTCACTTGCAAGCCGTACTTGGAGATACACATGCGGACTCACACCGGCGAGAGGCCGTTTGAGTGCGATGTCTGTTACAAGCGCTTCACGCAGAAATCAACGCTCAACATTCACAAGCGAATTCACACTG ggGAACGGCCTTATGCCTGTGACATTTGTCAGAAACGATTCGCCGTCAAGAGCTACGTAACAGCACACAG ATGGTCCCACGTGGCCGACAAGCCGCTGAACTGCGACCGCTGCTCGATGACGTTCACATCCAAGTCGCAGTTCGCGCTGCACATCCGCACGCACACGGCCGGCTCCTGCTACGAGTGTAGCGTCTGCGGCCGCACCTTCGTCCGCGACAGTTATCTAATACG ACATCACAATCGCGTGCACCGCGACAATCACAGCAACATGTCGGCCAACAGCATCGGAACCATCAACAACGTCGCGACCAACACCAACAACTCGAATAACAGCAATTTTGTTGATTCGCCCGGCGTTTGTGACTTAAG
- the LOC134746641 gene encoding zinc finger protein ZFP2-like isoform X21: MFEQQIKAEPMSLFPSFYTSHAHVHSGPPTIVRSDSHAIINMNQHHPEDSKDSLIVQQQVQHQQDLMDQQHQQDLQQDDEVSELSFKGMDDEGVEMDMDGRQCSQGLGIDMGSVQTKMEVSNGGQTTPRSKPQACKVCGKVLSSASSYYVHMKLHSGNKPFQCTVCDAAFCRKPYLEVHMRTHTGERPFQCDLCLKRFTQKSSLNTHKRVHTEEHIQSLINKVRPYQCDICDKRFTQKSSLGTHKRIHTGERPYQCDACLKRFTQKSSLNIHKRTHSVQGRPFQCLSCPAAFTCKQYLEIHTRTHTGERPYQCDICLKRFTQKSSLNIHKRTHSVQGRPFQCLQCPAAFTCKQYLEIHNRTHTGERPYQCDVCLKRFAQKSTLNIHKRTHTVQGRPYQCMECPAAFTCKPYLEIHMRTHTGERPFECDVCYKRFTQKSTLNIHKRIHTGERPYACDICQKRFAVKSYVTAHRWSHVADKPLNCDRCSMTFTSKSQFALHIRTHTAGSCYECSVCGRTFVRDSYLIRHHNRVHRDNHSNMSANSIGTINNVATNTNNSNNSNFVDSPGVCDLSFVPMVNRYMTSQGTQVSMQDTSKMSAMSPQSIASISSPPPPHTPTPQPQMSGQMHLAD, from the exons ATGTTCGAACAGCAGATCAAGGCTGAGCCCATGAG CTTGTTCCCCAGCTTCTACACATCCCACGCCCACGTCCACTCCGGCCCGCCCACGATCGTCCGCTCTGACTCGCACGCCATCATTAACATGAACCAGCACCACCCCGAAGACTCCAAGGACAGCCTCATAGTACAACAGCAAGTACAACATCAGCAGGATCTGATGGATCAACAACACCAGCAAGATTTACAGCAGGATGACGAGGTTAGTGAG CTAAGCTTTAAAGGAATGGATGATGAAGGCGTCGAAATGGATATGGATGGTCGCCAATGCTCACAG GGCTTGGGCATCGATATGGGTTCAGTTCAAACAAAAATGGAAGTATCAAATGGAGGCCAAACAACACCACGATCAAAACCACAGGCTTGTAAG GTTTGCGGGAAGGTACTCTCGTCCGCTTCATCTTATTACGTTCATATGAAGCTTCATTCCGGAAACAAGCCTTTTCAGTGCACG GTTTGCGACGCAGCTTTCTGCCGCAAACCGTACTTGGAAGTCCACATGCGTACACACACCGGCGAGAGGCCCTTCCAGTGTGATCTGTGCCTCAAACGCTTCACCCAGAAGTCCAGCCTCAATACGCACAAGCGCGTCCACACCG AGGAGCACATACAATCGCTGATCAACAAGGTGCGCCCGTATCAATGCGACATTTGCGACAAGAGGTTCACGCAGAAGTCGAGCCTGGGCACTCATAAGCGTATACACACTG GCGAGCGGCCCTATCAGTGCGACGCCTGTCTCAAGCGCTTCACGCAGAAGTCCAGCCTCAATATACATAAGAGGACGCACTCAG TCCAGGGCAGACCGTTCCAGTGCCTGTCCTGTCCCGCCGCCTTCACGTGCAAGCAGTACCTGGAGATTCACACGCGCACGCACACCGGCGAGCGGCCCTATCAGTGCGACATCTGCCTCAAGCGCTTCACGCAGAAGTCCAGCCTCAACATCCACAAGCGGACCCACTCAG tACAGGGCCGGCCCTTCCAGTGCCTACAGTGCCCGGCCGCCTTCACTTGCAAGCAATACCTGGAGATCCATAATCGCACGCACACAGGCGAAAGGCCTTATCAATGCGATGTTTGCCTCAAGAGATTCGCGCAAAAGTCCACactcaatatacataaacgaaCGCACACAG TGCAAGGTCGGCCGTATCAGTGCATGGAGTGTCCGGCTGCGTTCACTTGCAAGCCGTACTTGGAGATACACATGCGGACTCACACCGGCGAGAGGCCGTTTGAGTGCGATGTCTGTTACAAGCGCTTCACGCAGAAATCAACGCTCAACATTCACAAGCGAATTCACACTG ggGAACGGCCTTATGCCTGTGACATTTGTCAGAAACGATTCGCCGTCAAGAGCTACGTAACAGCACACAG ATGGTCCCACGTGGCCGACAAGCCGCTGAACTGCGACCGCTGCTCGATGACGTTCACATCCAAGTCGCAGTTCGCGCTGCACATCCGCACGCACACGGCCGGCTCCTGCTACGAGTGTAGCGTCTGCGGCCGCACCTTCGTCCGCGACAGTTATCTAATACG ACATCACAATCGCGTGCACCGCGACAATCACAGCAACATGTCGGCCAACAGCATCGGAACCATCAACAACGTCGCGACCAACACCAACAACTCGAATAACAGCAATTTTGTTGATTCGCCCGGCGTTTGTGACTTAAG
- the LOC134746641 gene encoding zinc finger protein ZFP2-like isoform X19, with the protein MFEQQIKAEPMSLFPSFYTSHAHVHSGPPTIVRSDSHAIINMNQHHPEDSKDSLIVQQQVQHQQDLMDQQHQQDLQQDDEVSELSFKGMDDEGVEMDMDGRQCSQGLGIDMGSVQTKMEVSNGGQTTPRSKPQACKVCGKVLSSASSYYVHMKLHSGNKPFQCTVCDAAFCRKPYLEVHMRTHTGERPFQCDLCLKRFTQKSSLNTHKRVHTGERPFQCTVCLKSFTQKCALNLHEKIHTVQGRPYTCGLCPAAFARRPYLDIHLRTHTGERPYQCDACLKRFTQKSSLNIHKRTHSVQGRPFQCLSCPAAFTCKQYLEIHTRTHTGERPYQCDICLKRFTQKSSLNIHKRTHSVQGRPFQCLQCPAAFTCKQYLEIHNRTHTGERPYQCDVCLKRFAQKSTLNIHKRTHTVQGRPYQCMECPAAFTCKPYLEIHMRTHTGERPFECDVCYKRFTQKSTLNIHKRIHTGERPYACDICQKRFAVKSYVTAHRWSHVADKPLNCDRCSMTFTSKSQFALHIRTHTAGSCYECSVCGRTFVRDSYLIRHHNRVHRDNHSNMSANSIGTINNVATNTNNSNNSNFVDSPGVCDLSFVPMVNRYMTSQGTQVSMQDTSKMSAMSPQSIASISSPPPPHTPTPQPQMSGQMHLAD; encoded by the exons ATGTTCGAACAGCAGATCAAGGCTGAGCCCATGAG CTTGTTCCCCAGCTTCTACACATCCCACGCCCACGTCCACTCCGGCCCGCCCACGATCGTCCGCTCTGACTCGCACGCCATCATTAACATGAACCAGCACCACCCCGAAGACTCCAAGGACAGCCTCATAGTACAACAGCAAGTACAACATCAGCAGGATCTGATGGATCAACAACACCAGCAAGATTTACAGCAGGATGACGAGGTTAGTGAG CTAAGCTTTAAAGGAATGGATGATGAAGGCGTCGAAATGGATATGGATGGTCGCCAATGCTCACAG GGCTTGGGCATCGATATGGGTTCAGTTCAAACAAAAATGGAAGTATCAAATGGAGGCCAAACAACACCACGATCAAAACCACAGGCTTGTAAG GTTTGCGGGAAGGTACTCTCGTCCGCTTCATCTTATTACGTTCATATGAAGCTTCATTCCGGAAACAAGCCTTTTCAGTGCACG GTTTGCGACGCAGCTTTCTGCCGCAAACCGTACTTGGAAGTCCACATGCGTACACACACCGGCGAGAGGCCCTTCCAGTGTGATCTGTGCCTCAAACGCTTCACCCAGAAGTCCAGCCTCAATACGCACAAGCGCGTCCACACCG GGGAGCGGCCGTTCCAGTGCACCGTCTGCCTCAAGTCCTTCACGCAGAAGTGCGCGCTCAATTTGCACGAAAAAATACATACGG TGCAAGGGCGCCCTTACACGTGCGGGCTTTGCCCGGCGGCCTTCGCCCGCCGCCCCTACCTGGACATTCACTTGCGCACGCACACAGGCGAGCGGCCCTATCAGTGCGACGCCTGTCTCAAGCGCTTCACGCAGAAGTCCAGCCTCAATATACATAAGAGGACGCACTCAG TCCAGGGCAGACCGTTCCAGTGCCTGTCCTGTCCCGCCGCCTTCACGTGCAAGCAGTACCTGGAGATTCACACGCGCACGCACACCGGCGAGCGGCCCTATCAGTGCGACATCTGCCTCAAGCGCTTCACGCAGAAGTCCAGCCTCAACATCCACAAGCGGACCCACTCAG tACAGGGCCGGCCCTTCCAGTGCCTACAGTGCCCGGCCGCCTTCACTTGCAAGCAATACCTGGAGATCCATAATCGCACGCACACAGGCGAAAGGCCTTATCAATGCGATGTTTGCCTCAAGAGATTCGCGCAAAAGTCCACactcaatatacataaacgaaCGCACACAG TGCAAGGTCGGCCGTATCAGTGCATGGAGTGTCCGGCTGCGTTCACTTGCAAGCCGTACTTGGAGATACACATGCGGACTCACACCGGCGAGAGGCCGTTTGAGTGCGATGTCTGTTACAAGCGCTTCACGCAGAAATCAACGCTCAACATTCACAAGCGAATTCACACTG ggGAACGGCCTTATGCCTGTGACATTTGTCAGAAACGATTCGCCGTCAAGAGCTACGTAACAGCACACAG ATGGTCCCACGTGGCCGACAAGCCGCTGAACTGCGACCGCTGCTCGATGACGTTCACATCCAAGTCGCAGTTCGCGCTGCACATCCGCACGCACACGGCCGGCTCCTGCTACGAGTGTAGCGTCTGCGGCCGCACCTTCGTCCGCGACAGTTATCTAATACG ACATCACAATCGCGTGCACCGCGACAATCACAGCAACATGTCGGCCAACAGCATCGGAACCATCAACAACGTCGCGACCAACACCAACAACTCGAATAACAGCAATTTTGTTGATTCGCCCGGCGTTTGTGACTTAAG
- the LOC134746641 gene encoding zinc finger protein 182-like isoform X18, translated as MFEQQIKAEPMSLFPSFYTSHAHVHSGPPTIVRSDSHAIINMNQHHPEDSKDSLIVQQQVQHQQDLMDQQHQQDLQQDDEVSELSFKGMDDEGVEMDMDGRQCSQGLGIDMGSVQTKMEVSNGGQTTPRSKPQACKVCGKVLSSASSYYVHMKLHSGNKPFQCTVCDAAFCRKPYLEVHMRTHTGERPFQCDLCLKRFTQKSSLNTHKRVHTDEHMRALMVKERPYKCELCGVRFTQSSSLNRHKKIHTEEHRRALLAKERPYQCGVCYLRFTQKSSLGRHGKIHTEEHRRALLEKVRPYQCHICFMRFTQKSSLGRHGKIHTEEHIQSLINKVRPYQCDICDKRFTQKSSLGTHKRIHTVQGRPFQCLQCPAAFTCKQYLEIHNRTHTGERPYQCDVCLKRFAQKSTLNIHKRTHTVQGRPYQCMECPAAFTCKPYLEIHMRTHTGERPFECDVCYKRFTQKSTLNIHKRIHTGERPYACDICQKRFAVKSYVTAHRWSHVADKPLNCDRCSMTFTSKSQFALHIRTHTAGSCYECSVCGRTFVRDSYLIRHHNRVHRDNHSNMSANSIGTINNVATNTNNSNNSNFVDSPGVCDLSFVPMVNRYMTSQGTQVSMQDTSKMSAMSPQSIASISSPPPPHTPTPQPQMSGQMHLAD; from the exons ATGTTCGAACAGCAGATCAAGGCTGAGCCCATGAG CTTGTTCCCCAGCTTCTACACATCCCACGCCCACGTCCACTCCGGCCCGCCCACGATCGTCCGCTCTGACTCGCACGCCATCATTAACATGAACCAGCACCACCCCGAAGACTCCAAGGACAGCCTCATAGTACAACAGCAAGTACAACATCAGCAGGATCTGATGGATCAACAACACCAGCAAGATTTACAGCAGGATGACGAGGTTAGTGAG CTAAGCTTTAAAGGAATGGATGATGAAGGCGTCGAAATGGATATGGATGGTCGCCAATGCTCACAG GGCTTGGGCATCGATATGGGTTCAGTTCAAACAAAAATGGAAGTATCAAATGGAGGCCAAACAACACCACGATCAAAACCACAGGCTTGTAAG GTTTGCGGGAAGGTACTCTCGTCCGCTTCATCTTATTACGTTCATATGAAGCTTCATTCCGGAAACAAGCCTTTTCAGTGCACG GTTTGCGACGCAGCTTTCTGCCGCAAACCGTACTTGGAAGTCCACATGCGTACACACACCGGCGAGAGGCCCTTCCAGTGTGATCTGTGCCTCAAACGCTTCACCCAGAAGTCCAGCCTCAATACGCACAAGCGCGTCCACACCG ATGAGCACATGCGCGCCTTGATGGTGAAGGAGCGGCCCTACAAGTGTGAGCTCTGTGGCGTCAGGTTCACGCAGAGCTCCAGCCTCAACCGCCACAAGAAAATACACACGG AGGAACACAGACGCGCGCTGCTGGCCAAGGAACGGCCCTACCAATGCGGCGTCTGCTATCTCAGATTCACGCAGAAATCGAGTTTGGGCCGGCACGGAAAAATTCATACCG AGGAGCACAGACGAGCCCTGTTAGAGAAAGTGCGGCCGTACCAGTGCCACATCTGTTTTATGCGCTTCACTCAGAAGTCCAGCCTGGGCCGACATGGGAAAATACATACTG AGGAGCACATACAATCGCTGATCAACAAGGTGCGCCCGTATCAATGCGACATTTGCGACAAGAGGTTCACGCAGAAGTCGAGCCTGGGCACTCATAAGCGTATACACACTG tACAGGGCCGGCCCTTCCAGTGCCTACAGTGCCCGGCCGCCTTCACTTGCAAGCAATACCTGGAGATCCATAATCGCACGCACACAGGCGAAAGGCCTTATCAATGCGATGTTTGCCTCAAGAGATTCGCGCAAAAGTCCACactcaatatacataaacgaaCGCACACAG TGCAAGGTCGGCCGTATCAGTGCATGGAGTGTCCGGCTGCGTTCACTTGCAAGCCGTACTTGGAGATACACATGCGGACTCACACCGGCGAGAGGCCGTTTGAGTGCGATGTCTGTTACAAGCGCTTCACGCAGAAATCAACGCTCAACATTCACAAGCGAATTCACACTG ggGAACGGCCTTATGCCTGTGACATTTGTCAGAAACGATTCGCCGTCAAGAGCTACGTAACAGCACACAG ATGGTCCCACGTGGCCGACAAGCCGCTGAACTGCGACCGCTGCTCGATGACGTTCACATCCAAGTCGCAGTTCGCGCTGCACATCCGCACGCACACGGCCGGCTCCTGCTACGAGTGTAGCGTCTGCGGCCGCACCTTCGTCCGCGACAGTTATCTAATACG ACATCACAATCGCGTGCACCGCGACAATCACAGCAACATGTCGGCCAACAGCATCGGAACCATCAACAACGTCGCGACCAACACCAACAACTCGAATAACAGCAATTTTGTTGATTCGCCCGGCGTTTGTGACTTAAG
- the LOC134746641 gene encoding zinc finger protein ZFP2-like isoform X11 — MFEQQIKAEPMSLFPSFYTSHAHVHSGPPTIVRSDSHAIINMNQHHPEDSKDSLIVQQQVQHQQDLMDQQHQQDLQQDDEVSELSFKGMDDEGVEMDMDGRQCSQGLGIDMGSVQTKMEVSNGGQTTPRSKPQACKVCGKVLSSASSYYVHMKLHSGNKPFQCTVCDAAFCRKPYLEVHMRTHTGERPFQCDLCLKRFTQKSSLNTHKRVHTDEHMRALMVKERPYKCELCGVRFTQSSSLNRHKKIHTEEHIQSLINKVRPYQCDICDKRFTQKSSLGTHKRIHTGERPFQCTVCLKSFTQKCALNLHEKIHTVQGRPYTCGLCPAAFARRPYLDIHLRTHTGERPYQCDACLKRFTQKSSLNIHKRTHSVQGRPFQCLSCPAAFTCKQYLEIHTRTHTGERPYQCDICLKRFTQKSSLNIHKRTHSVQGRPFQCLQCPAAFTCKQYLEIHNRTHTGERPYQCDVCLKRFAQKSTLNIHKRTHTVQGRPYQCMECPAAFTCKPYLEIHMRTHTGERPFECDVCYKRFTQKSTLNIHKRIHTGERPYACDICQKRFAVKSYVTAHRWSHVADKPLNCDRCSMTFTSKSQFALHIRTHTAGSCYECSVCGRTFVRDSYLIRHHNRVHRDNHSNMSANSIGTINNVATNTNNSNNSNFVDSPGVCDLSFVPMVNRYMTSQGTQVSMQDTSKMSAMSPQSIASISSPPPPHTPTPQPQMSGQMHLAD; from the exons ATGTTCGAACAGCAGATCAAGGCTGAGCCCATGAG CTTGTTCCCCAGCTTCTACACATCCCACGCCCACGTCCACTCCGGCCCGCCCACGATCGTCCGCTCTGACTCGCACGCCATCATTAACATGAACCAGCACCACCCCGAAGACTCCAAGGACAGCCTCATAGTACAACAGCAAGTACAACATCAGCAGGATCTGATGGATCAACAACACCAGCAAGATTTACAGCAGGATGACGAGGTTAGTGAG CTAAGCTTTAAAGGAATGGATGATGAAGGCGTCGAAATGGATATGGATGGTCGCCAATGCTCACAG GGCTTGGGCATCGATATGGGTTCAGTTCAAACAAAAATGGAAGTATCAAATGGAGGCCAAACAACACCACGATCAAAACCACAGGCTTGTAAG GTTTGCGGGAAGGTACTCTCGTCCGCTTCATCTTATTACGTTCATATGAAGCTTCATTCCGGAAACAAGCCTTTTCAGTGCACG GTTTGCGACGCAGCTTTCTGCCGCAAACCGTACTTGGAAGTCCACATGCGTACACACACCGGCGAGAGGCCCTTCCAGTGTGATCTGTGCCTCAAACGCTTCACCCAGAAGTCCAGCCTCAATACGCACAAGCGCGTCCACACCG ATGAGCACATGCGCGCCTTGATGGTGAAGGAGCGGCCCTACAAGTGTGAGCTCTGTGGCGTCAGGTTCACGCAGAGCTCCAGCCTCAACCGCCACAAGAAAATACACACGG AGGAGCACATACAATCGCTGATCAACAAGGTGCGCCCGTATCAATGCGACATTTGCGACAAGAGGTTCACGCAGAAGTCGAGCCTGGGCACTCATAAGCGTATACACACTG GGGAGCGGCCGTTCCAGTGCACCGTCTGCCTCAAGTCCTTCACGCAGAAGTGCGCGCTCAATTTGCACGAAAAAATACATACGG TGCAAGGGCGCCCTTACACGTGCGGGCTTTGCCCGGCGGCCTTCGCCCGCCGCCCCTACCTGGACATTCACTTGCGCACGCACACAGGCGAGCGGCCCTATCAGTGCGACGCCTGTCTCAAGCGCTTCACGCAGAAGTCCAGCCTCAATATACATAAGAGGACGCACTCAG TCCAGGGCAGACCGTTCCAGTGCCTGTCCTGTCCCGCCGCCTTCACGTGCAAGCAGTACCTGGAGATTCACACGCGCACGCACACCGGCGAGCGGCCCTATCAGTGCGACATCTGCCTCAAGCGCTTCACGCAGAAGTCCAGCCTCAACATCCACAAGCGGACCCACTCAG tACAGGGCCGGCCCTTCCAGTGCCTACAGTGCCCGGCCGCCTTCACTTGCAAGCAATACCTGGAGATCCATAATCGCACGCACACAGGCGAAAGGCCTTATCAATGCGATGTTTGCCTCAAGAGATTCGCGCAAAAGTCCACactcaatatacataaacgaaCGCACACAG TGCAAGGTCGGCCGTATCAGTGCATGGAGTGTCCGGCTGCGTTCACTTGCAAGCCGTACTTGGAGATACACATGCGGACTCACACCGGCGAGAGGCCGTTTGAGTGCGATGTCTGTTACAAGCGCTTCACGCAGAAATCAACGCTCAACATTCACAAGCGAATTCACACTG ggGAACGGCCTTATGCCTGTGACATTTGTCAGAAACGATTCGCCGTCAAGAGCTACGTAACAGCACACAG ATGGTCCCACGTGGCCGACAAGCCGCTGAACTGCGACCGCTGCTCGATGACGTTCACATCCAAGTCGCAGTTCGCGCTGCACATCCGCACGCACACGGCCGGCTCCTGCTACGAGTGTAGCGTCTGCGGCCGCACCTTCGTCCGCGACAGTTATCTAATACG ACATCACAATCGCGTGCACCGCGACAATCACAGCAACATGTCGGCCAACAGCATCGGAACCATCAACAACGTCGCGACCAACACCAACAACTCGAATAACAGCAATTTTGTTGATTCGCCCGGCGTTTGTGACTTAAG